In Pajaroellobacter abortibovis, the following are encoded in one genomic region:
- a CDS encoding hemerythrin domain-containing protein — MQTNRIDLYTMLHKGIRNRLFQFTAFVGSIDFSNRTVVRTIQPKFHLLIQFLENHEANEDTYIHPLLIHQHLIELLQSTDQEHRRHQKMLLKVESELNYLLSAAMDGETRKRHGLLFYRNLNLWISDYLKHLNREEDKVMSALWDLYDEQQLLQVMGNILQAIPVQHLLDEVATMLPAITPHERQSFFREMKCNPILLQAAYKAANQVLAKAECSTLMAH; from the coding sequence ATGCAAACAAATCGAATTGATCTCTACACCATGCTTCATAAAGGCATCCGCAATCGGCTTTTCCAATTCACGGCATTCGTAGGCTCGATCGATTTTTCGAATCGCACTGTAGTTCGAACGATTCAGCCCAAGTTTCACTTATTAATTCAGTTTTTAGAAAATCATGAAGCAAACGAAGATACGTATATTCATCCCCTCCTGATCCATCAACATCTCATTGAACTACTGCAATCTACGGATCAAGAGCATCGTAGACATCAAAAGATGCTTCTCAAGGTAGAAAGCGAATTGAATTATCTTCTCTCCGCTGCCATGGATGGAGAGACTCGCAAACGACATGGACTTCTCTTTTATCGCAATCTCAATCTTTGGATCAGCGACTATCTCAAGCATTTAAATCGTGAAGAGGACAAAGTGATGAGTGCCTTATGGGATCTTTACGATGAGCAACAACTCCTACAAGTCATGGGAAATATTCTGCAAGCGATTCCTGTACAGCATCTGTTGGACGAAGTAGCAACCATGTTACCAGCCATCACACCACACGAAAGACAATCTTTTTTCAGAGAAATGAAATGCAATCCGATACTGTTGCAGGCCGCTTATAAAGCAGCCAACCAGGTATTGGCCAAGGCTGAATGCTCAACACTAATGGCTCATTAA
- a CDS encoding APC family permease, with protein MSADIRPVNKGLSLFSLVMMNVVTVASLRALTASAEYGFSLLFFYGVGAIFFFIPSALVSAELATGWPSLGGSYVWVREAFGSRCGFVSAWIQWICTIVWYPVALTFISAMIAHFIGPELAESKYYVFTCVLVLFWGATLLNCFGIEISSWVSTMGALFGTIFPMIVIMVLGLWWMCTGHPRHIEISYHHLFPQNYSLHYLSYALAIIFGLIGMEVSAVHACDVVRPEHNYPKAQLYSALIILFTLVFSSLSVGIVVPPDQLSLVSGIGQALAIFGDAYGMHWLAYLTLGLIVIGALAGLSTWLIGPTRGLLAAGQDHFLPSLFHYVNKKDAPVGLLLVQAVIVSILTLLFLLMPAVNGSYWVLTALASQLNLLFYIIFFAAAIRLRYKHAHRPRAYKIPGGKTGIWLVGISGIVICTLAILLGFLPPSDMQVGNLFVYESILFGGILFFCVLPLFFLHGKVEGVQERTLV; from the coding sequence ATGTCAGCAGACATTCGCCCTGTTAATAAAGGACTTAGCCTCTTTTCTCTTGTGATGATGAACGTGGTCACCGTTGCGAGCCTGCGGGCCTTGACAGCGAGTGCGGAATACGGGTTTTCTCTCCTATTTTTCTATGGTGTGGGGGCAATTTTCTTTTTTATTCCAAGCGCCTTGGTGTCTGCAGAACTGGCAACAGGCTGGCCTTCTCTTGGAGGGTCCTATGTGTGGGTTCGAGAAGCATTTGGATCGCGCTGTGGATTCGTTTCCGCATGGATTCAATGGATTTGTACAATTGTCTGGTACCCCGTCGCACTTACTTTTATTTCTGCGATGATCGCGCACTTCATTGGTCCTGAGCTGGCAGAGAGTAAATATTATGTTTTTACTTGTGTCTTGGTCTTATTCTGGGGGGCTACCTTACTTAATTGTTTTGGGATCGAGATTTCTTCTTGGGTCAGCACCATGGGGGCCCTGTTTGGTACGATTTTTCCCATGATTGTGATCATGGTGCTCGGACTTTGGTGGATGTGTACGGGTCATCCCCGTCATATTGAAATCTCCTACCACCACCTTTTCCCTCAAAATTATTCTCTGCATTATTTATCGTATGCATTGGCGATTATATTCGGATTAATAGGGATGGAGGTTTCTGCTGTTCATGCGTGCGATGTAGTCCGTCCGGAACACAATTACCCTAAGGCACAGTTGTATTCCGCTTTGATTATTCTGTTTACGTTGGTGTTTTCCTCTCTTTCTGTGGGGATTGTTGTCCCTCCTGATCAGTTGAGCCTTGTGTCGGGGATCGGCCAAGCCCTTGCTATTTTTGGAGATGCTTATGGGATGCACTGGCTTGCCTATCTCACGCTTGGGTTGATTGTGATCGGTGCACTTGCAGGCCTATCGACGTGGCTGATTGGGCCAACCCGCGGATTGCTTGCGGCAGGACAAGACCACTTCTTGCCCTCTCTCTTTCATTATGTAAATAAAAAGGATGCTCCTGTGGGTCTTCTCCTCGTTCAGGCTGTCATCGTGAGCATATTAACCCTTTTATTTTTACTGATGCCTGCAGTGAATGGCTCGTACTGGGTGCTTACTGCGCTGGCGTCTCAATTGAATCTCTTATTTTACATTATTTTTTTTGCAGCTGCGATTCGATTGCGGTACAAGCATGCCCATCGCCCTCGCGCATATAAAATACCGGGTGGAAAGACAGGGATATGGCTTGTGGGGATCAGTGGAATTGTGATATGTACGCTAGCGATTTTGCTTGGATTTTTGCCTCCAAGCGATATGCAAGTAGGAAATCTTTTTGTCTATGAAAGTATTCTCTTCGGTGGAATATTGTTTTTTTGTGTTCTCCCCCTTTTCTTTCTGCATGGGAAAGTGGAAGGAGTGCAAGAGAGAACGCTGGTTTAA
- a CDS encoding RluA family pseudouridine synthase, translated as MLKEPFLCLVPEEAVGVRLDCFLVAALQGAGKPISRSTVQHWIKEGSVLIDGGTAYPSSKVKRGMSIVLNPAPPLLSQTVPEQGIQFDIVYQDEQVLVINKPAGLVVHPARGCFTGTLVQGLLAGGFFPSPFLEEHQHMSFLEGLRPGIVHRLDRGTSGLLVIARTAAAREHLKKQFSERTIERRYQAICVGQVLLKSIATCYGRHPVHRLKFTGRLQSGKRAVTHIIQREELCEGRATYITCKLETGRTHQIRVHLSEAGTPILGDALYGRTYSYPLLVALGEQLGHQALHAGTLGFVHPSTGQSMHFEVALPSDFFDALTQLRLEAHP; from the coding sequence GTGTTAAAAGAACCATTTTTATGTCTGGTCCCTGAGGAAGCGGTGGGGGTGAGATTGGATTGCTTTTTGGTTGCTGCTCTTCAAGGTGCAGGGAAGCCTATCTCTCGTTCTACAGTACAACATTGGATTAAAGAAGGATCCGTTTTGATCGATGGAGGGACTGCTTATCCTTCCAGCAAAGTCAAGCGAGGGATGTCTATTGTTTTGAATCCAGCCCCTCCTTTGCTATCTCAGACAGTTCCCGAGCAAGGGATCCAATTTGACATTGTGTATCAAGATGAGCAGGTTTTGGTGATCAATAAACCAGCGGGTCTTGTTGTACATCCCGCGCGTGGTTGTTTTACGGGCACATTGGTTCAAGGGCTTCTTGCAGGTGGTTTTTTCCCTTCTCCTTTCCTTGAGGAACATCAGCATATGTCTTTTTTGGAGGGACTTCGCCCTGGTATTGTTCATCGGTTGGATCGGGGAACAAGCGGACTCCTTGTAATCGCCCGAACTGCAGCTGCTCGCGAACACTTAAAAAAACAGTTCTCTGAACGAACGATCGAGCGACGTTATCAAGCCATTTGTGTCGGACAGGTACTTCTTAAGAGCATCGCTACCTGCTATGGTCGACATCCTGTTCATAGATTGAAGTTTACGGGTAGACTCCAAAGTGGAAAGCGAGCGGTTACACACATTATCCAACGAGAGGAACTCTGTGAGGGAAGAGCTACCTACATTACCTGTAAATTAGAAACGGGTAGAACACATCAAATTAGAGTCCATCTCTCGGAAGCGGGAACCCCTATTCTAGGAGATGCGCTGTACGGCCGAACGTATTCTTATCCACTTCTTGTGGCATTGGGAGAACAACTTGGGCATCAAGCTCTCCATGCGGGTACCCTTGGATTTGTTCATCCCAGTACAGGTCAGTCTATGCATTTTGAAGTAGCCCTCCCCTCAGATTTTTTTGATGCTCTTACGCAACTGAGGCTTGAAGCGCATCCATAA
- a CDS encoding diacylglycerol/lipid kinase family protein, producing MSHVCVVINPEAGHRAGIKKVESIRRILSEWGVSCDIQLTERKEHAKELVTLALQEKVDILALAGGDGTLNEAIQAYVDAQGEFQQGPPLALIPIGTGNDFCKTIGIPKDLRTALVRLKYPLFRWIDVGLLTYANFDQTTSHRAFLNMASFGIGGHVDRMVKQSSKWLGGRLSFFAATLHALMDDENASVRVKVDGRQWLHGPVLNVAIANGRFFGGGMMIAPQADPADGCFDVVALKDISRWKALVLTPRVYRGTHLHRRASIPEVEWIRGSEVEVEVEGSSVLMDVDGELIGRLPLRAKVIKRAIQICI from the coding sequence ATGAGTCATGTTTGTGTTGTGATTAACCCAGAGGCGGGTCATCGAGCAGGCATCAAGAAGGTTGAATCTATTCGTCGGATATTAAGTGAATGGGGAGTATCGTGTGATATCCAATTAACTGAGCGCAAAGAGCATGCCAAAGAACTGGTGACTCTTGCTTTACAGGAGAAAGTAGATATTCTTGCATTGGCAGGCGGAGATGGAACTTTAAATGAAGCTATCCAGGCTTACGTGGATGCCCAAGGCGAGTTCCAACAGGGGCCTCCCCTTGCTTTGATTCCAATAGGCACAGGCAATGATTTCTGTAAAACCATAGGCATCCCTAAAGACTTGCGCACTGCGTTGGTGCGTCTCAAGTATCCCCTTTTTAGATGGATTGATGTGGGTTTACTCACTTATGCAAATTTTGACCAAACGACATCGCATCGCGCGTTTTTGAATATGGCTAGCTTTGGTATAGGTGGCCACGTGGATCGTATGGTGAAGCAAAGCAGTAAGTGGTTGGGTGGAAGACTCTCTTTTTTTGCTGCTACTCTTCACGCGTTGATGGATGATGAGAATGCTTCTGTTCGAGTGAAAGTGGATGGTCGGCAATGGTTACACGGACCTGTTTTAAATGTGGCTATAGCGAATGGTCGTTTCTTTGGAGGGGGAATGATGATTGCTCCTCAGGCTGATCCAGCGGATGGGTGCTTTGATGTCGTTGCATTAAAGGACATTTCGCGATGGAAAGCGTTAGTCTTAACCCCTCGGGTGTATCGAGGAACTCACCTGCATCGGCGGGCAAGTATCCCTGAAGTTGAATGGATTCGTGGTTCAGAAGTGGAGGTAGAAGTGGAGGGATCTTCTGTGCTCATGGACGTCGACGGTGAATTGATCGGACGGCTTCCGTTGCGCGCTAAGGTGATCAAAAGAGCCATCCAGATATGTATATAG
- a CDS encoding prolipoprotein diacylglyceryl transferase has product MLFPFIYVHDLKIGWFTIHPFGLLVAIGVMVGSWLATERARRLGYDLEKLNSFITWILVFGFTGSHILDEIFYHPDQIRDRPWSLLFLWEGISSFGGFIGAIAGSFLWKFFEWKEKYPNSFLPVGWIQRRPTPLSLLPFLDVILSVFPVAWIFGRMGCTVAHDHPGIPASTDSFFAVAYPLRYPSMRIPDSIPHASFGPIEWMYGQYPRYDLGMLELMLTIVLAVLFALTWKRKVPMGSYVIVSALVYAPVRFLMDFLRIAEGEDADPRYLSLTFAQWSCVALFLYGMIAIPYFRQLRLRQSSLLEGIMDSQVISKDSWVAT; this is encoded by the coding sequence ATGTTATTCCCTTTTATTTATGTTCATGATCTGAAAATAGGGTGGTTTACTATTCATCCCTTCGGTCTCCTTGTTGCCATAGGAGTTATGGTGGGCAGTTGGCTTGCTACAGAGCGTGCCCGTCGATTGGGGTATGATCTTGAAAAACTGAACTCATTTATCACTTGGATCCTTGTGTTTGGATTTACTGGAAGCCATATTTTAGATGAGATTTTTTATCACCCTGATCAAATTCGAGATCGCCCTTGGTCTTTGCTTTTTTTGTGGGAGGGGATCAGCTCCTTTGGAGGATTTATAGGCGCTATTGCGGGGAGTTTTTTGTGGAAGTTTTTTGAATGGAAGGAGAAGTATCCAAACTCCTTCCTTCCAGTGGGGTGGATTCAGCGCCGTCCTACACCTCTTTCTCTTCTTCCATTCCTTGATGTGATTCTTTCTGTTTTTCCAGTCGCTTGGATCTTTGGCAGGATGGGCTGTACAGTAGCCCATGATCATCCTGGTATTCCTGCTTCTACGGATTCCTTTTTTGCAGTTGCGTATCCGCTGCGTTATCCTTCCATGAGGATACCCGATTCGATACCTCACGCGAGCTTCGGACCAATCGAATGGATGTATGGACAATATCCCAGGTATGATCTAGGGATGCTAGAGCTCATGCTGACCATCGTTTTGGCTGTGCTCTTCGCGCTTACGTGGAAGAGGAAGGTGCCCATGGGGAGTTATGTTATTGTGAGTGCTCTTGTTTATGCTCCTGTTCGTTTCTTGATGGATTTTCTTCGAATTGCTGAAGGGGAAGATGCAGATCCTCGTTATTTATCCTTAACGTTTGCTCAATGGAGTTGTGTCGCCCTCTTTTTGTACGGGATGATAGCTATTCCTTATTTCCGTCAACTTCGTTTACGTCAGTCTTCCCTACTCGAGGGGATTATGGATTCTCAGGTGATTTCCAAAGATTCATGGGTGGCTACTTGA
- the mazG gene encoding nucleoside triphosphate pyrophosphohydrolase produces MYASVSNHPSETKTDGSTIEQENGVDSLTRLLETVRRLLGPDGCAWDREQTPQSLRPFLLEEVYEVIDAIDAGDVDALREELGDLFLHIIFQVELTAKEHPFTLREVIDGLIDKLIRRHPHVFHQARAIESAEALSQWEAIKMREKPERHRLDRIPRTFPALVRSHKIVEIVARLGFDWSHWKDAYHKVMEEFQELQEAIQYQNQEAIEEEMGDLLFSLVHLCRALSLNAESVLQRSNHKFISRFKKMEMFIQKEHGQERGTLDPSSPRPIEFFEKYWNQVKSSEKE; encoded by the coding sequence ATGTATGCTTCTGTGTCCAACCATCCAAGTGAGACTAAAACGGACGGGTCCACAATAGAACAAGAAAATGGGGTTGATTCTTTAACTCGCCTTCTTGAAACTGTGCGGCGGCTGTTAGGACCAGATGGTTGTGCGTGGGATCGAGAGCAGACGCCGCAATCTCTTCGACCATTTTTATTAGAAGAGGTATATGAGGTAATCGATGCTATCGATGCTGGAGACGTTGATGCTCTCCGTGAAGAATTAGGGGATTTATTCCTTCATATTATTTTTCAGGTTGAACTGACTGCTAAGGAGCATCCATTCACTCTGAGAGAGGTGATCGATGGGCTTATCGATAAGCTGATTCGTAGACATCCTCATGTATTTCATCAAGCGCGTGCCATTGAAAGCGCAGAAGCGCTTTCCCAGTGGGAAGCAATCAAGATGCGCGAAAAGCCTGAACGTCATCGATTGGATAGAATACCTCGTACCTTTCCTGCGTTGGTTCGATCCCATAAGATAGTGGAAATCGTAGCACGACTTGGTTTTGACTGGAGTCATTGGAAGGACGCCTATCATAAAGTGATGGAGGAATTTCAAGAGCTGCAAGAGGCTATACAGTACCAGAATCAAGAAGCTATAGAGGAAGAAATGGGGGATCTTTTATTTTCTCTCGTCCATCTCTGTCGAGCGCTCTCTCTCAATGCAGAAAGCGTGTTGCAACGTTCCAATCACAAATTTATTTCCAGGTTTAAGAAGATGGAGATGTTTATACAAAAAGAACATGGACAAGAAAGAGGAACGCTCGATCCGTCATCTCCTCGCCCTATTGAATTCTTTGAGAAATATTGGAATCAAGTTAAAAGCAGCGAAAAAGAATGA
- a CDS encoding AI-2E family transporter, with protein sequence MDYPSAFTSSLQRSLATALVAGTLLLAYTLREVLFSLFFSFFLAYALHPFASRLERIGFSRPLASIITMLGIALLFISTLMYSIPLLIDELYDSAIEFPQQLVKAQMKIEPWLWKFFKMKTPHSINELNRAWISKIQTPLPTLFNALGIILFGTLSYVRIACSLLLIFLFSIYFLIDFNRLITCAALLVPRPWSSTVTSTAMEIHDSLGEYLRGQLRANVVLAALYSLGLWILDVRLAIPIGMITGFLAFIPYFGFGLGVSLTLTVTLLDWQGPEHIVGAILTMLLIQVADALVITPRIVASSIGLTPVEVLLTTVVMASLFGFTGVLFAVPFGAISKILLKRGLDVYWRSSLYQGPKYSSTLPPL encoded by the coding sequence ATGGATTATCCCTCTGCTTTCACTTCATCACTGCAACGGAGCTTAGCAACTGCCCTTGTAGCTGGAACATTGCTCCTAGCCTACACGCTAAGAGAAGTGCTCTTCTCCCTGTTTTTCTCTTTTTTCTTAGCCTACGCCCTTCACCCTTTTGCATCACGACTCGAGCGTATAGGCTTCTCGCGCCCTCTCGCTTCCATCATCACCATGCTTGGGATCGCTCTGCTTTTCATCAGTACATTGATGTATTCCATCCCACTCTTGATTGATGAACTCTACGACTCAGCCATTGAATTCCCCCAGCAACTGGTAAAGGCACAAATGAAAATCGAACCGTGGTTGTGGAAATTCTTCAAAATGAAGACTCCTCATTCCATCAATGAACTCAACCGAGCGTGGATTAGCAAAATACAAACCCCTTTACCCACTTTGTTCAATGCGCTTGGGATTATCTTGTTTGGAACGCTCAGTTACGTGCGCATCGCTTGTAGTCTACTGTTAATTTTTCTATTTTCTATCTATTTTTTAATTGATTTTAATCGACTGATCACATGTGCTGCTCTCCTCGTTCCAAGACCATGGAGTTCGACGGTCACATCCACCGCCATGGAGATTCACGACTCCTTAGGGGAGTATCTACGAGGACAACTGAGAGCCAATGTCGTTCTAGCAGCGCTTTACTCTTTAGGACTGTGGATACTCGACGTCCGACTCGCCATTCCAATCGGAATGATAACAGGATTCCTCGCGTTCATCCCTTATTTCGGATTTGGACTCGGTGTCTCTCTCACTTTAACCGTAACTTTACTGGATTGGCAGGGCCCTGAACACATCGTAGGAGCTATCCTCACCATGCTTTTGATCCAAGTAGCAGATGCTCTGGTGATCACACCACGCATTGTAGCGAGTTCCATTGGCTTAACGCCTGTCGAAGTGCTCCTAACCACTGTCGTCATGGCTTCTCTTTTTGGGTTTACTGGCGTGCTCTTTGCCGTACCTTTTGGAGCTATCTCCAAAATCCTATTAAAACGTGGGTTGGATGTTTACTGGCGCTCCTCACTGTACCAAGGCCCAAAATATTCATCCACGCTCCCCCCTCTTTAA
- a CDS encoding polysaccharide biosynthesis/export family protein, protein MNKRAIVQAFLMVAIVFPIGCSSARYGHLKNLPSPLSSTVVGPGDVFTINVVGEKDLPLEYRVQPDGTIDFPYIGRLLVSGLQPQEIVDLIKEKLKENKILTSPQVSLFVKQYNSKRVSVIGQVVRPGNIPWIEGMKIVDALSQAGWFTPLADSSRVIITRLTEKGTVTVVISVDAITDGAQTDIPLQAGDTIKVIARPF, encoded by the coding sequence ATGAATAAGAGAGCTATTGTGCAGGCCTTTTTAATGGTTGCGATTGTATTTCCAATAGGGTGTTCAAGTGCGCGATATGGTCACCTTAAGAATCTGCCATCTCCTCTGTCTAGTACAGTGGTAGGGCCTGGAGATGTCTTCACAATTAATGTTGTGGGGGAGAAAGATCTTCCCCTTGAGTACCGCGTACAGCCTGATGGAACGATTGATTTCCCTTATATAGGGAGGTTGTTGGTTTCTGGTTTGCAACCTCAGGAGATCGTGGATCTGATTAAAGAGAAGTTAAAAGAGAATAAGATCCTCACGTCCCCACAAGTATCTTTGTTCGTCAAACAATATAATTCTAAACGGGTGAGTGTGATTGGGCAAGTGGTACGTCCTGGAAATATCCCTTGGATAGAAGGGATGAAGATAGTCGATGCACTCTCCCAAGCGGGTTGGTTTACTCCCCTAGCGGATAGTAGTCGTGTGATCATCACCCGCTTAACAGAGAAAGGAACTGTGACGGTGGTCATCAGTGTTGATGCAATCACTGATGGGGCTCAGACCGACATTCCTCTTCAGGCTGGAGATACTATTAAGGTCATTGCAAGACCTTTTTAA
- a CDS encoding AgmX/PglI C-terminal domain-containing protein — MSQAQMGLAANPTAGRPGKMTAVMLAVPQAIGPKILRVGVVQEGHIVEERLVKPRVNVTIGPSEKAMFVVTDQHLPPQFKLFELIGGAYHLNFLEEMTGRVALPTGITDMTALRTQARRVGNGYQIKLTDDARGKITVGRTTFLFQFIIQPPVQPRPQLPLAVKGGLGSQIDWNLTTIAAFSFLIHFGLVGGMYSDWMDPVVNEDIAVKGLIELTKSIPPPPVEEKPVASETPKQTTTTTTHAPAAKASSGGGRSGGRSGPISEARSAALAAQAEAMQMQMLAAFGGSSAVQGALDRSDIPPVDLSGVAASQAGVSTTGSGDLKMEIAGGGPIQPGRGGGLGAIGGSTSAQGSGGAGMGRDVGGPKGEARIGASSASAPVANMEATIARIRPGFKICYQQGLNVDPSMSGKVVFNVKIGPNGEVESVTAASNTGLSDQVIKCLSRKIKNAQFNPPGGTGSTIQFPVSFVQQGK; from the coding sequence ATGTCTCAGGCACAGATGGGGCTAGCAGCTAATCCAACGGCTGGACGACCAGGGAAAATGACGGCTGTAATGCTTGCAGTTCCGCAGGCAATTGGTCCTAAAATTTTACGGGTTGGTGTGGTGCAAGAGGGGCACATTGTGGAAGAGCGGCTTGTTAAGCCAAGGGTGAATGTAACTATCGGGCCAAGTGAAAAAGCGATGTTCGTTGTTACCGATCAGCATTTACCTCCTCAGTTTAAACTTTTTGAGTTAATAGGAGGAGCATATCACCTCAATTTTCTAGAGGAGATGACAGGTCGAGTCGCTCTGCCGACAGGCATTACGGACATGACTGCATTGCGTACGCAAGCTCGACGTGTGGGGAATGGTTATCAGATTAAGCTCACAGATGACGCAAGGGGTAAGATTACAGTAGGTCGGACGACTTTCCTCTTTCAGTTCATCATTCAACCACCTGTTCAGCCGAGGCCTCAACTCCCACTTGCTGTGAAGGGGGGTCTTGGGAGTCAAATCGATTGGAATTTAACGACCATAGCGGCTTTCAGTTTCCTCATCCATTTTGGTTTGGTTGGAGGAATGTATTCTGACTGGATGGATCCAGTCGTGAATGAAGACATTGCAGTTAAGGGATTAATTGAATTGACTAAAAGTATCCCTCCTCCTCCTGTTGAGGAGAAGCCAGTGGCTTCAGAAACGCCAAAGCAAACCACAACGACAACGACACATGCTCCTGCTGCAAAAGCTTCGAGTGGGGGTGGACGTAGTGGTGGACGCAGTGGTCCTATTAGTGAGGCGCGTTCTGCAGCGCTTGCGGCACAGGCAGAAGCCATGCAGATGCAAATGCTCGCTGCATTTGGGGGGAGTTCTGCAGTTCAGGGGGCTCTCGATCGCAGTGATATACCTCCTGTCGATCTCAGTGGGGTGGCAGCCTCTCAAGCAGGGGTTAGCACCACTGGAAGCGGTGATCTAAAAATGGAAATAGCTGGAGGAGGACCTATTCAACCAGGCAGAGGAGGGGGACTTGGAGCGATCGGTGGCTCCACAAGTGCGCAAGGGAGTGGTGGCGCAGGCATGGGACGCGATGTGGGAGGACCCAAAGGAGAAGCCCGAATAGGTGCTTCATCAGCTTCTGCCCCTGTGGCAAATATGGAAGCCACGATTGCGCGTATTCGCCCAGGCTTTAAGATATGTTATCAGCAGGGCCTTAATGTAGACCCGAGCATGTCAGGGAAAGTTGTCTTTAATGTCAAAATCGGACCTAATGGGGAGGTGGAGTCCGTTACTGCAGCAAGCAATACTGGATTGTCGGACCAAGTGATCAAATGTTTGTCCCGTAAAATTAAGAATGCTCAATTTAACCCTCCAGGGGGAACAGGTTCAACCATTCAGTTCCCTGTTAGTTTCGTGCAGCAGGGGAAGTAA
- a CDS encoding tetratricopeptide repeat protein: MKRVQLLMWAMALGGCGGGAQMRGPLSAQQTAPLENEEEKKDAASPTSSFSLPQQAVKAEKRSAVYERGERAWKEGNLLAAKEAWLEATKEAPQTAAPYYSLGTVLERLGDTEGAAKAYQSAFTIAPNHAPSIGAYALLLLRNGSPDKADAFLTEQFEKQRSPQLATYLAEVKSLKKDSASAQKYAQEALHLDPDCKEAMVIIATDYYRARRLDLAQYALRAILDGFGEGTPPRDKENAEAYLLRGIILKEAGYRLAAMTEFESALKKRPDLVEANLYLGSMKLEAGNAREACPLLEAAAHYAPMNPVARLNLGDCYRLVGNSSAAKRELERALALDSTLLGVHYNLGLLYLFSPKVESLSPSQQVELAIKEFETYKSMRGTKVQRGGGDDVDELLNRAKAKQIEIKGTSVSATSQAPAPPAAPTPK; encoded by the coding sequence ATGAAGAGGGTACAGTTGCTGATGTGGGCTATGGCTCTAGGTGGTTGTGGTGGAGGCGCACAAATGCGTGGCCCTCTATCCGCACAGCAAACTGCTCCTTTGGAAAATGAGGAGGAAAAAAAAGATGCGGCTTCTCCAACCTCTTCCTTTTCTCTTCCTCAGCAGGCAGTTAAGGCTGAAAAAAGGAGTGCTGTTTATGAGCGAGGAGAAAGGGCATGGAAAGAAGGAAATTTATTGGCTGCTAAGGAAGCTTGGCTAGAAGCGACTAAGGAAGCACCTCAGACAGCTGCTCCTTATTATTCTTTAGGGACTGTCTTAGAACGATTAGGGGATACAGAAGGGGCTGCTAAAGCTTATCAAAGCGCTTTTACAATTGCGCCTAATCATGCTCCCTCCATAGGCGCCTATGCTCTTTTGCTTCTGCGGAACGGTTCGCCGGATAAAGCAGATGCTTTTTTGACAGAGCAATTTGAAAAACAGCGCTCTCCTCAACTTGCTACCTATTTAGCTGAGGTAAAGTCGCTAAAAAAGGATAGTGCATCTGCCCAAAAATACGCTCAAGAAGCATTGCATTTAGATCCGGATTGTAAAGAAGCGATGGTGATCATCGCTACAGATTACTATCGGGCGCGACGATTAGACTTGGCTCAATATGCTCTGCGGGCTATTCTAGATGGGTTCGGAGAGGGGACGCCACCTCGGGATAAAGAAAACGCAGAAGCTTATTTGTTGCGTGGCATCATACTCAAAGAGGCCGGATATCGTCTTGCGGCTATGACAGAGTTTGAATCCGCTCTTAAAAAGCGGCCTGATCTTGTAGAAGCAAACCTTTATTTGGGGAGTATGAAGTTAGAAGCTGGAAACGCAAGAGAAGCGTGTCCCCTTCTTGAAGCAGCAGCTCACTATGCCCCAATGAATCCAGTAGCCCGCCTTAATTTGGGAGACTGCTATCGTTTGGTAGGGAATAGTTCAGCAGCTAAGCGTGAGCTTGAGCGTGCGCTTGCTCTTGACTCTACATTACTCGGTGTGCATTACAATTTAGGGTTACTTTATCTGTTTTCGCCTAAGGTGGAGTCACTTTCTCCGAGTCAACAAGTCGAACTCGCCATCAAGGAATTCGAGACTTATAAATCTATGCGAGGAACAAAAGTACAGCGGGGAGGGGGGGATGATGTTGATGAGTTGTTAAATCGAGCAAAAGCCAAGCAGATTGAAATTAAAGGGACAAGTGTGTCAGCAACTTCGCAGGCTCCTGCGCCACCGGCGGCTCCGACACCAAAATAG